Below is a window of Falco peregrinus isolate bFalPer1 chromosome 3, bFalPer1.pri, whole genome shotgun sequence DNA.
ATGCTCCAAACACtattttacattgttttataATGTctattccaaaagaaaaaaaaacctcattgGGTTTTCCATACGAAACATTTTAGAAACCAGTATTTCCTGCACAGTTCACCTGCAAGTTTACAAGTCTCAactctcaagaaaaaaaataatcctctaCCAACATTGTTTCTGCAgctattattttactttattattaGCTGCTTTAGCAACTTCAGACTCCAGGTCTGCCTCATCTGTATAAACGCATCCAACGCAAAAGAATACTTTCATACAGTTATACAGCAACTTGGGGAAAGAGATCCAAACCAAAAGTGCCAGTAAACTTAGACATGGcccagcaaaataaaagaggcaaaaaatgCCTACATATTAAAtgagatgctttttttctttaaagaaagatttctttcccGCATTTACTTACTATTGTAGCCACTTTTCTGTTCATTAAAATGAATGATAGTGCTCTTTGATACAATCATTAACAGCAAAGCTATAAGGCCTTTATACCTGTTACATTCACTTCTCACCCTCCAAACACTGATGGTTAACATTATAGATGCTAGGGGACATGACCAGCACAAATGGGAACACCACCACAAATGATCACCTTGTGCTTTCAGATACATTTGTTTCAGTGTACAGTCCCTTCATTTCACATTTTAGTAAGATGCTGATGCAGTGCAGAAGCATGCAGAGCATCCTCTCTTTCACAAGGTCCATGCagaaaacatctaaaaaaaattgtaaagttCTGAGATACAAATGACAAAACAAATCCAGGATGATCAAGTTTCACAATGTATAGTGTTCTGAACATGAGtccattttcttctaaattctGAAAGAATAAAGTGGTGAGGAAAGTGAAAATCCACTGCTGCATTCTGTGATCTTCCCCATTTTGCTGGCCAGTACCTTACTCTGGCATGTAAGGACGGAGGTGATCCTCTATGGTACCAACCGTCCAGTGAGTGAGCTGCTCCTGTGGCAGGTACAGGCAGATGCTGCATAACTTGAAGATTGTAGCTTTGTTTTTTGGAGTCTAGAGACAAAGAAAAGCTATTAAACATGAAAGTTAACTCAAGACTACCAGGCAGACCCCCAGCAGATCCAGCCCAATTATTAGCTTGCTGCTGACTGTGGAAGAACAGAGACATTTAAAAGCCACTGTCCCATGTGTATTAAACAGCATGAACTCAAAAATCAGTCTGTGACCTCCAATgcctaaaatattttcactattCTGTTCATTCACTTGAATAACTTCCAAATTAAGCCAACATTTTGACTTTTCAAAATCACTGTTAAAGTCTATTTTAGAACTAATACAAGACCATCAAATTCATTGCGTGAACACATTGGGGGCCCATAGCTAGTTTTTGTACATACGAATCCTATTTATAGCCTAAGTTCCCtctgaaactgaaatgcaagCATGAATGCACAGTTTTTCTACTTGAGTATTTTGCAGCAAAATCACTAGTGTTcctaagaagaaaaagcatcttATGATTAAAACACACTTGTTAAAAAGAGGGACAAAATTAAGCTTACCTGCAAGTGCTGTCTGTCAATGAAGAGAAACACTGACTGGTTAGGGTTGTTGACAACAATTCCAGTCTTGTCCTTTCGGCTCAGAACATgcagaaactgtttttcataGTCACCGTGATGAAATTCAAACTTGGCCTGCATTATGTGAGAGAggggaataaaatatttattaagctAAAGCTCACAAGTAACCAATTAATTTCCTTCAATATGGGGCTTTATAACCACTTCTGCTCCTTTCCTTATctacaaaaagcagaaatgggGGAAACACAGTGATGACACACTTGAGTCTTGCCACAATTTAAAGAATTCCCTAGTTTTGTTCTGCCAACACTGACATTACTCATTGCAATGACGTATAAACAATTCAGAAGGTACAGCTTTAACTGCATATATAAAACTGGGTTTAGCTTGCTGTGGCAGGGCATCCCTGTGCATCAATACAGTGCATTTCTTCCAACACTTTACTCTTATTGCAGAACCAGCACAGAATATACACGTAACattggttttttccccagtagcCAGCTCTAGCTCTTcacattcagatttttaaacagtctaaaatgtttgaaatttatttcaaggtcaaattaaaatgcacaaaTTTCAGCCATCTCAGATCCTTTTTCGTctaacaaaaatacagcaactTGGGATATTCACAGAACCCATCATATTTAGACAAAGATTTAATTGTACCAAGAGCCACATCTAAGCCACTTCTACAAATGCTAACATGACATACAGATTTATACATAGATGTAATTTGTAAAGGTCCTTCAGACACTTAAATTTTGTAAGTGTTGATGTAACAGTGCATAAAGACAAGAAGCAGAATTTGGCATTCAAAAGATTcctttataaattaaaaagacaGCCAGACAGCATACTTGAACATCCACTTAAGTCACGTAACTTAATTTATTggttaaaaagataaaagagtACTTATCCCCCGGCTCTTAAttgaagttaaaaaacaaaaccaaataccTGAACAGGCCTAAAGGGTTCATCAGATCCCTTCCACCGAGAAAACAGGAGACAGACTATCTTCTCAATATCATTACGAGGCCAAAGAATGAAGTCCATCTCCTGGGTACAGCCAATCACATCCTGCAAGTAGTGAAGTTTTGTACTTACATTCCCCTCCATTAGTTGAAGATACAGATAAGCAACTTATCTGTACAGGGCACATGATTTAAAGGTGTTACTTATTACCATGTTTGtgtaattttccatttgtatTACTCACAACACAACTAAAGCCTTCCTTGCCTTCCACTGAATTTTAATCAGTATTTCAATGCAGAGTTTTAATCAAATATCAATTCCAACTTTAAGAAAGCATTAGCAAATACCCTATCTTCCAATATTCATAAAGCAAAACCACTTAGTTGTACAATTCTTGCAAGAATTTAACACATGCCTACTAAAGAACAAGAAAGGCAACAAGATACAATTTCCAAGGCGTAACTGAATGAGACAGATGAAAGGCAGAACTTGAGCACCACATATTTAAACACAATTTCAGAATACATATGCTGTCACCCTTCAAAATAGACCCCATAAACACATGCCCGCAGAACACTTGTGCAGCAGAagagctgagaagaaaaaaacaatcagcTTTGattcacaaagaaaagcacaagcGTTGAAGAACTTAAAATTCAGCAAGCATAAAGAGGAACTTTACCCTGCGCATAGACTGGTAGCGGGGTGCGTGAAGCTGTACTACATCCTTCTGCAGAAGCTCTAAGGAACTTTCCAAAGAATAGCTGGAATCCCGCACACCTTTCAGgatattttcttcataattatTGGTCATGACTGGTATCACTTCAGACACTTCAAAAAGCGCtgattttttcttctaaaaaaagcACAGGTCACATCAAGATTACAATCCTTTCTAGGCAGCTATAGGTaagtttatttcagaatttgccattttctgtcagCATTCATATATGAAGGGCACATCATATAAATCAAGACTTTGACAAAAACCACACTAGAATTTACATGCAAAATTTTATAAATTGAACAGAATCAGTCAGTCCAACAGCTGAACATGTTTGTAAGACTGGCATGTAAATCTGCATCTTTAGAGACTACAAAAACATTAAAGCTGTATTTGAACATTAACAGAACTGCCTTTTCATCATGTACAGTACATGACTTTGCGTCGACCAAAAGCCCTCCTCAAGCTTCCCTTCGCATCTCAGCactccccccttccctttgcTACACTTTAAAGTCAGCATATTAGGAGAAGGGAAGTCTTCCAGTCCTCATTTGGTAACAATGAGCAATCAAGATCCAGTCTGAAGTCCTCAAAGAAGGACTGTTTTGATTTGCTAAATAACTTTTATACTCTACTCACTACAGTATTTCAATCTCTCTCAAGCATGGCCAAAATATTATGGGGAATTTGGAAGAACAGTTTTGCTGTATGTAAGATCATTAAAAGTTTTAAGTCTGTTTCTAACAGCTTTCTTAAGCTGCATGGGGAGTCTTGACCCATTTTTAGAATCTAAATAACTATATGACAAAGCATATTTTATCAAATAACCCTCCACAACCCCAGCAAGAACATACATATGAGGCAACAATTTGCTGACCAAGCTAGGTTGAGCCGAATTCCTACTTTAAACAAACTGGCACTGGATGTCACCTTCAGTTCACTTAGATACAAGCGAGTTTTATAGGATTTAAAACAGTTATTTGCAACCAGTTTCTACAAAGCAACCAGAAGTAGTATGAATGTTCCAACTAAAACCATTAAGATCGTATCACCTAAAAATTTACTTGCTATCACTGCTTAAAACATTCGTACTTCTCTTTATTACTATGAAACAGCACCAAGAAATTGCATCCCACTATATCCATTGCTGTTTGCACTAGAActgacaaacaaaagcaaatggaattagaagaattttaaggaaactttaatttaaaagttcaAAGAACAGagtcttcattaaaaaacacatagcCACTACAGTGAATGCAACAAATACGACATCTGAGGGGATTAAACAGTTTTGGTGCTCATCTACATGCCTGCTGTGCATTATATATTCTGTTGGCATTTGCTTCTATCTTCACTCGTTCAGCACATTCACTTACTGTAAGCACCTACTTTCTTCACCTTCTGCGGATGGAAACTCTTAGTTCTGGGTCTACAGTTAGCTTTAGAACTATCACCAGGCTCCCCAACCCGGCCCAGACACACCGCATTCAGCGGCAGACCAGGGAGCCAAGCAAATGAAGACtccctcttttccctctccGCTCCCTTTCAAAATGGTAGCAACAGTTTCACATGTCTGCATACTTGGGCcatttaaatgctgctttttgcGACTCCTCCCTTCAACTGCCAGGTCTTCCCTTCTGCGCTACCCAGATAAATACAGTAAGTTTAGCTATTACTCCAGCCAGGCCTCCCTTTTCAACTTGACTGTCCACAGTCAACAATTAAGCAATTCAGACCCCAATAAGGCTTAACAAATTACAGTATTAACTTCGAAAAGTATTTACCCTATACAGAGGTTACCATGTAATCACTTAACGAGGTACTGGCACCCTCTGCATTACAAAACTAACATACAAAATGCCAGAATGGCAAACATGAACTAAGTATTACAGCAATGAGCAACTTCAAAAAGTTGAAAAGTCAACTTAATCTATTAAGGATAAACCATTACATGCAATCTGGCAGCAAGACTTTGCACAGCATAATTAACATGCACTGCAACAGAGAAACATTAAAACCAAGTTACCTTGTCTTTGAACACAAAGGCAATGTACATCTTGAAGTCAAACTGGTCAGCtaaagattcttttttctttctaagctgAGCACGAAGTCTGTTCAGAGCTTGTTTCTTCCGGGAGTTTGGGTCCCCCATTTTGTAATACAGGTGGTACTAAAGCCTTTGGAAACTGTAGCTAAACTATGGGCACCTTTTCTTAAGACTCAAGTACAACAGAAACAAGTCGTTTGATTCCTGCTAATACGACTGAATAGATAAAACGCTAATGTAACCCAAAACCGCACCTCAGGCAATATTTTACGAGAACGTCGTATTGGAGGGGTCAAGAAACAAAGTAAGTAGTTGTCCAGCCATGCCTGGACAAGAGGTTTTAcaataaaccaagaaaaaagaaaccttaagtatttcaaagacaaaaatttgAACAGTTTAGCCGCAGGAATAAGTGggcaagaatgaaaaaaataaaaatacccaaaTCTTATCACTATTTACGTGTACAATGAAAAGCAACTGGCACAAGCCCAAtccatggggggggggggggggggggggggagtacTTTTGCtctgcttacaaaaaaaaagatgaagctGAAATTACAAATTGCGTTTTACCCCAGCCAGATTCATGACTCTACTGATTATTATTCTCAGCCTTCCACTATTGTTATGTTGcccgtctttttttttttttagaaatattacaCTTGGTGGAGAGCAGAGACAAGGGTGCAAAGGAGGAATGCACATCCCATGAGATATGACATTTCTCtgccaacaacaacaaaatcaacTACAGACAACACAGTGCTGGTTTGCAGGGgagcaaagacaaaaaacagCGGAGTCATTTCTAACTTCATCCTGCTCATCATCAGGCACATCATCGCCCTGAGGCTACTGCTGCCAAAGAGAAAAGGGATCATGATGGCCATAGAcgaggggcaggcaggggttcaaGGGACAGTATTATCTCACCTAGAGACTGAAACCCAAATCAGTGCCCCAAACGCAGGGCTCCTTACCAGTCGGAGAGCCCTACATCCCCCAACACCTCACACGCTCC
It encodes the following:
- the C3H6orf62 gene encoding uncharacterized protein C6orf62 homolog; amino-acid sequence: MGDPNSRKKQALNRLRAQLRKKKESLADQFDFKMYIAFVFKDKKKKSALFEVSEVIPVMTNNYEENILKGVRDSSYSLESSLELLQKDVVQLHAPRYQSMRRDVIGCTQEMDFILWPRNDIEKIVCLLFSRWKGSDEPFRPVQAKFEFHHGDYEKQFLHVLSRKDKTGIVVNNPNQSVFLFIDRQHLQTPKNKATIFKLCSICLYLPQEQLTHWTVGTIEDHLRPYMPE